A window of Pseudomonas mucidolens contains these coding sequences:
- a CDS encoding IS110 family transposase — protein MISWVGIDISKSNLVVWVKPQSEGFDVSNTSEGFLELIRRLSQFEVSLILLEATGGYERNAMAALQGANFKVLRVNPRRARSFAVAMGKNAKTDAIDAAVLADFAEVLNASSSKVISPEREALRELVQQREHFVQQRDDNKRRLQQAQLPAVIALIKGHIHFLQTQIRQLDKAINQSMHELDAEKAQRLISVKGIGTVATASLLVYLPELGELDRREVAALAGIAPLNDDSGNHSGKRHIYGGRARVRRALYMSCWVVIRHQPDFKARYEGLRERGKSAKVALIACMRVLLIRLNAMLRDGTEWR, from the coding sequence ATGATTTCCTGGGTCGGTATCGACATCTCAAAATCAAACCTTGTCGTCTGGGTTAAACCACAGAGCGAAGGTTTCGATGTTTCAAACACTTCAGAAGGATTTCTTGAGCTGATTCGACGATTGAGTCAGTTTGAAGTCAGTCTGATTTTGCTGGAGGCCACCGGGGGCTATGAGCGTAATGCCATGGCGGCTCTGCAAGGCGCAAACTTCAAGGTGCTCAGGGTCAATCCTCGCCGAGCCAGATCCTTTGCCGTGGCGATGGGCAAGAATGCGAAGACTGACGCTATTGATGCGGCCGTTCTAGCAGACTTTGCTGAAGTGCTGAATGCCTCAAGCAGCAAGGTTATTTCGCCTGAGCGTGAAGCGCTCCGCGAGCTGGTTCAGCAGCGCGAGCATTTCGTTCAGCAACGAGACGACAATAAGCGCCGTCTTCAGCAAGCCCAGCTACCAGCCGTTATTGCGCTGATCAAAGGCCATATTCACTTCCTGCAAACGCAAATCAGGCAACTTGATAAGGCCATCAATCAGAGCATGCACGAACTGGACGCAGAAAAAGCCCAGCGGCTCATCTCTGTTAAAGGTATCGGTACGGTTGCCACCGCGAGTTTGCTGGTTTATCTGCCCGAACTAGGTGAGCTTGATCGCCGTGAGGTTGCGGCCTTGGCAGGTATCGCGCCCTTGAACGACGACAGCGGTAATCACAGCGGGAAGCGACATATCTATGGAGGCAGAGCCCGTGTCAGACGGGCTCTGTACATGTCCTGCTGGGTTGTAATCCGCCATCAGCCCGACTTCAAGGCACGCTACGAAGGCCTTCGAGAGCGAGGTAAGAGCGCGAAGGTCGCGCTCATCGCCTGCATGCGTGTACTGCTGATTAGGCTCAATGCCATGTTGCGAGATGGCACTGAGTGGCGGTGA
- a CDS encoding GGDEF domain-containing protein → MVHQKDSQSPSPASATLDASQSTVAATLLELMHAQGEVERLSEREQLLSSLLVSVNAVLWAIEWETRRVLYVSPAYERIFGRSASLLLADHNEWRNSIHPEDSDYAEHSLTQVLELKAVEDRQYRIITADGQIRWLSDKCFINQHATPDQPVIVVGIAEDITEKKQLELELQRLATTDVLTSSSNRRHFFECAHREYERARTQGLPLAFLLLDIDDFKTINDTYGHLEGDQVLLRIAEMGRGVLRRGDLFGRIGGEEFAAVLPGCAPETAMQVAQRLGQEIQQLSFSHEDQTYGVTVSQGLTSLTAEDTTLDNLFARADAAMYEAKRQGKNRVVVG, encoded by the coding sequence ATGGTCCACCAAAAGGACTCCCAGTCACCCTCACCTGCGTCTGCCACGCTGGATGCGTCGCAATCGACGGTCGCTGCCACGTTACTGGAACTGATGCACGCCCAGGGAGAAGTGGAACGCCTGAGCGAGCGCGAGCAGTTGTTGAGTTCGTTGCTGGTCAGCGTCAACGCCGTGCTATGGGCCATCGAATGGGAGACGCGTCGCGTGCTGTACGTCAGTCCGGCCTATGAGCGCATCTTTGGCCGCTCGGCGAGCCTGTTGCTGGCCGACCACAACGAATGGCGCAACAGCATTCACCCGGAAGACTCGGACTACGCCGAACACAGCCTGACCCAAGTGCTGGAGCTGAAGGCGGTAGAAGATCGTCAATACCGCATCATCACCGCCGACGGGCAGATCCGCTGGCTGAGCGACAAGTGCTTTATCAATCAGCACGCCACTCCCGACCAACCGGTAATCGTAGTCGGCATCGCCGAGGACATCACCGAAAAAAAGCAGCTTGAACTTGAACTGCAGCGCCTGGCCACCACCGACGTGCTGACCAGCAGCAGCAACCGCCGACACTTCTTTGAATGCGCCCACCGCGAATATGAGCGCGCCCGTACCCAGGGCTTGCCGCTGGCTTTCCTGCTGCTGGATATCGATGACTTCAAGACCATCAACGACACCTACGGTCACCTGGAGGGCGATCAGGTGCTGCTGCGTATCGCCGAGATGGGTCGAGGGGTTTTACGTCGCGGTGATCTGTTCGGACGCATCGGCGGCGAAGAGTTCGCCGCCGTGCTGCCCGGTTGCGCGCCGGAGACGGCCATGCAGGTCGCACAACGCCTGGGGCAGGAAATCCAGCAACTGAGTTTCAGCCATGAAGACCAGACCTACGGAGTGACCGTCAGTCAGGGCCTGACCAGCCTCACCGCCGAGGACACGACGCTGGACAACTTGTTCGCCCGGGCCGACGCCGCCATGTATGAAGCCAAGCGCCAAGGCAAGAACCGGGTGGTGGTGGGATGA
- the oscA gene encoding sulfur starvation response protein OscA — protein MSASLRSVDGQDEAAILREIQSALRDLRFGAVEITVHNAQVVQIERKEKFRLQQPGNKPS, from the coding sequence ATGAGCGCATCGCTACGCAGCGTTGACGGACAGGACGAAGCAGCCATCTTGCGTGAAATCCAGAGCGCCTTGCGCGATCTGCGCTTTGGTGCGGTGGAGATCACCGTACACAACGCCCAAGTGGTGCAGATCGAACGCAAAGAGAAATTCCGTTTACAGCAGCCGGGCAACAAACCGAGTTGA
- the dibA gene encoding phosphodiesterase DibA — MLFSYRSALRAGLVYLLASILWIQLSQQLLINFFDEPLTLSHWQVVRGYIWVSLTALVIFLLCARFARANSIQQPLQESRERLRQAAAVFDCTREGVLVTDVQGRIVHVNRAFIEITGYRREDVLGREPNMFKSGRHSASFYQHMFESLARCGEWSGEVWNRRKSGEIYPQWQTIRVIPDDLGHVTHCVAVFSDISAIKHSEHELTRLAHHDPLTGLPNRLLFTDRVEQALASAQLNKRGCGLLLLDLDHFKIINDSLGHTVGDQMLKAVGERLQSLFGHGVTLARLGGDEFAVLAENCPQVVQAAAMAQQIIDSLKEPFVFDAQQLFISASIGISLFPSDALSAEQLLRNADSALFKAKSAGREGYALYTEELTAHAQNRIEIANELRRALDQHELQVYYQPVHDLQTHHLVGVEALVRWQHPERGLVPPTDFIPIAERTGLIGDIDTWVLDQACRQMCQWLAEGKQLSFLAVNISSRLFSRHELYEQVAKVLHDTGLDPAKLELEVTESAVMDDPEGALEQLHRLRELGLRLAIDDFGTGYSSLLRLKRLPVQKLKIDQGFVAGLPWDEDDAAIARMVIALAQSMGMQVHAEGIEQAEQARFLLDHRCDLGQGYWFGRPMPATEIDWHRTPSIG, encoded by the coding sequence ATGTTGTTTTCATACCGAAGTGCCCTGCGTGCGGGGCTGGTGTACCTGCTGGCGTCCATTTTGTGGATCCAGCTCAGCCAGCAACTGTTGATCAATTTTTTCGATGAACCACTGACGTTGAGCCATTGGCAAGTGGTGCGTGGTTACATCTGGGTCAGCCTTACTGCCTTAGTGATTTTTCTTTTGTGTGCCCGTTTTGCCCGCGCGAACTCGATACAGCAGCCGTTGCAGGAAAGCCGTGAACGGCTGCGCCAAGCGGCGGCGGTGTTCGATTGCACCCGCGAAGGGGTGCTGGTAACCGATGTTCAAGGGCGGATTGTTCACGTCAATCGCGCTTTTATCGAAATCACCGGCTACCGACGCGAAGACGTTTTGGGGCGCGAGCCCAATATGTTCAAGTCGGGCCGCCACTCGGCCAGCTTCTACCAGCACATGTTCGAAAGTCTGGCGCGGTGCGGTGAATGGAGTGGGGAAGTCTGGAATCGGCGCAAGAGCGGGGAAATTTATCCACAGTGGCAGACCATTCGGGTCATCCCGGATGACCTGGGCCACGTCACTCACTGCGTTGCGGTGTTCTCCGACATCAGCGCTATCAAGCATTCCGAGCACGAGCTGACGCGGCTGGCGCACCATGACCCGCTCACCGGTCTGCCCAATCGCCTGTTGTTCACGGACCGCGTCGAGCAGGCGCTGGCTTCGGCGCAGCTCAACAAACGCGGCTGTGGGCTGCTGCTGTTGGACCTGGATCACTTCAAGATCATCAATGACAGTCTCGGTCACACCGTCGGTGACCAGATGCTCAAGGCGGTGGGCGAGCGGCTGCAAAGCCTGTTCGGCCACGGTGTGACGCTGGCGCGCCTGGGCGGCGATGAGTTCGCGGTGTTGGCGGAAAATTGTCCACAGGTGGTCCAGGCCGCCGCCATGGCCCAGCAGATTATCGACAGCTTGAAAGAACCGTTTGTATTCGACGCTCAGCAACTGTTTATCAGCGCCAGCATCGGCATCAGCCTGTTCCCCAGCGATGCCTTGAGTGCTGAACAGCTGCTGCGCAACGCCGATTCCGCGCTGTTCAAGGCCAAGAGTGCCGGGCGCGAAGGCTACGCCTTGTACACCGAGGAACTCACGGCCCACGCCCAGAACCGGATCGAGATCGCCAATGAGCTGCGCCGCGCACTTGATCAGCATGAGCTGCAAGTCTATTACCAGCCAGTACACGATCTGCAGACCCACCATCTGGTCGGCGTTGAAGCCTTGGTTCGCTGGCAGCACCCTGAGCGCGGCCTGGTACCGCCCACGGACTTTATTCCGATTGCCGAACGCACCGGGCTGATTGGCGATATTGATACCTGGGTACTGGATCAGGCCTGTCGCCAGATGTGTCAGTGGTTGGCGGAGGGCAAGCAGCTGTCGTTTCTCGCGGTGAATATTTCCAGCCGTTTGTTTTCCCGACACGAACTCTATGAACAGGTGGCCAAGGTGCTGCATGACACCGGCCTGGACCCGGCGAAGCTGGAGCTGGAAGTCACCGAAAGCGCGGTGATGGACGATCCGGAAGGGGCGCTTGAGCAACTGCATCGCCTGCGCGAACTGGGCTTGCGCCTGGCTATCGATGATTTTGGCACCGGTTATTCGTCGCTGCTGCGCCTTAAGCGCCTGCCGGTGCAGAAGCTGAAGATCGACCAGGGGTTTGTCGCAGGATTGCCGTGGGATGAGGACGACGCGGCGATTGCGCGAATGGTCATCGCCCTGGCGCAGAGCATGGGCATGCAGGTTCATGCCGAAGGTATCGAACAGGCGGAACAGGCGCGCTTCCTCCTCGATCACCGGTGCGACCTTGGTCAAGGCTACTGGTTTGGACGGCCGATGCCAGCCACCGAGATTGATTGGCACCGGACGCCCTCGATCGGCTAG
- a CDS encoding sulfate ABC transporter substrate-binding protein, protein MSSIRRYVLAALASAVFAGSAVAKDYELLNVSYDPTRELYQEYNAEFSRFWQQSHPDDHVKIQQSHGGSGKQGRAVIDGLRADVVTLALAGDIDEIAKLGKSLPENWQSRLPEASTPYTSTIVFLVRKGNPKGIKDWGDLIKNDVSVITPNPKTSGGARWNFLAAWAYGLQAGGSEAKAQEYVKELFKRVPILDTGARGSTITFVNNGQGDVLLAWENEAFLALKEDGGTDKFEIVVPSLSILAEPPVAVVDKNAEKKGNAEIANAYLKHLYSPAGQEIAAKNFYRPRDAAVAAKYAGQFPKLELVTIDKDFGGWKTAQPKFFNDGGVFDQIYTAQ, encoded by the coding sequence ATGTCGTCGATTCGCCGTTATGTCCTGGCTGCACTGGCCAGCGCTGTGTTTGCCGGTTCCGCCGTTGCCAAGGACTATGAACTGCTCAACGTTTCGTATGATCCGACCCGTGAGCTGTACCAGGAATATAATGCTGAGTTCAGCCGTTTCTGGCAGCAGTCGCACCCCGATGACCACGTCAAGATCCAGCAATCCCACGGCGGCTCGGGGAAACAAGGCCGGGCGGTGATCGACGGCCTGCGCGCCGACGTCGTGACGCTGGCCCTGGCCGGTGACATCGACGAGATCGCCAAGTTGGGCAAGAGCCTGCCGGAAAACTGGCAAAGCCGTTTGCCTGAAGCCAGCACCCCCTACACCTCGACCATTGTGTTCCTGGTACGCAAAGGCAACCCCAAAGGCATCAAGGACTGGGGTGACCTGATCAAAAACGATGTCTCGGTGATCACGCCGAATCCGAAAACCTCCGGCGGTGCGCGCTGGAACTTCCTTGCCGCCTGGGCCTACGGGCTGCAAGCCGGTGGCAGCGAAGCCAAGGCCCAGGAATACGTAAAAGAACTGTTCAAGCGCGTGCCGATCCTCGACACCGGTGCTCGCGGCTCGACCATCACCTTCGTCAACAATGGTCAGGGTGACGTGTTGCTGGCCTGGGAAAACGAAGCGTTCCTGGCCCTGAAGGAAGACGGTGGCACCGACAAGTTCGAGATTGTCGTGCCGTCGCTGTCGATTCTCGCCGAACCACCGGTGGCGGTGGTCGATAAGAACGCCGAGAAAAAGGGCAATGCCGAAATCGCCAACGCCTACCTCAAGCACCTGTACAGCCCGGCAGGCCAGGAGATTGCGGCGAAGAACTTCTATCGTCCGCGGGACGCGGCGGTTGCCGCCAAGTATGCCGGGCAATTCCCGAAACTGGAGCTGGTGACTATCGACAAAGACTTCGGCGGCTGGAAAACTGCGCAGCCGAAATTCTTCAATGACGGTGGCGTGTTCGACCAGATTTACACGGCCCAATAA
- a CDS encoding DUF962 domain-containing protein — MKSLVDHLSQYAAYHRDPRNIASHFIGIPMLVVAVAVLLSRPEWSLAGLWLSPAVLLALFSAGFYLRLELALGVLMSVLMGLSVWAGHLLAEQSTFVWLSSGIGLFVVGWVIQFVGHYYEGRKPAFVDDVSGLIVGPLFVVAEMAFLLGLRQDLKQQIEARSGPVLLRAI, encoded by the coding sequence ATGAAAAGCCTCGTCGACCATCTCAGTCAATACGCCGCCTACCACCGTGATCCGCGCAACATCGCCAGTCATTTCATCGGCATTCCCATGCTCGTGGTGGCGGTCGCCGTGCTGCTGTCGCGCCCGGAATGGTCGCTGGCCGGCCTTTGGCTGTCGCCAGCGGTACTGCTGGCGCTGTTTTCGGCAGGGTTCTATCTGCGTCTGGAGCTGGCTTTAGGCGTGTTGATGAGCGTGTTGATGGGCCTGTCAGTCTGGGCCGGCCATCTGTTGGCTGAGCAAAGCACGTTTGTGTGGCTCAGCAGCGGCATTGGCCTGTTTGTGGTGGGCTGGGTGATCCAGTTTGTCGGCCATTACTACGAGGGCAGAAAGCCTGCGTTTGTCGATGACGTGTCCGGGCTGATCGTCGGGCCGTTGTTCGTGGTGGCGGAGATGGCGTTTTTGCTGGGGCTGCGGCAGGACCTCAAACAGCAGATCGAGGCGCGTTCAGGACCGGTGCTGTTGCGCGCGATCTAA
- a CDS encoding sulfate/molybdate ABC transporter ATP-binding protein, with the protein MSIEVRNVSKHFNAFKALDSISLDIQSGELVALLGPSGCGKTTLLRIIAGLETPDTGNIVFHGEDVSGHDVRDRNVGFVFQHYALFRHMTVFDNVAFGLRMKPKNQRPSETQIAAKVHELLNMVQLDWLSDRYPEQLSGGQRQRIALARALAVEPKVLLLDEPFGALDAKVRKELRRWLARLHEDINLTSVFVTHDQEEAMEVADRIVVMNKGVIEQIGSPGEVYENPASDFVYHFLGDSNRLHLGEDQHVLFRPHEVSLSRHELEDHHAAEVRDIRPLGATTRVTLKVEGQSELIEAEVVKDHDSLIGLARGETLFFKPKVWQKA; encoded by the coding sequence ATGTCGATCGAAGTCCGTAATGTCAGTAAGCACTTCAACGCCTTCAAGGCCCTGGACAGCATCAGCCTGGACATCCAGAGTGGTGAACTGGTCGCGCTGCTCGGCCCTTCAGGCTGTGGCAAGACCACCTTGCTGCGCATCATCGCCGGCCTGGAAACCCCCGACACCGGCAATATCGTGTTCCACGGCGAAGACGTCTCCGGCCACGATGTGCGTGATCGCAACGTCGGGTTCGTGTTCCAGCACTACGCGCTGTTCCGCCACATGACGGTGTTCGACAACGTCGCCTTCGGCCTGCGCATGAAACCGAAAAACCAGCGCCCGAGCGAAACCCAGATCGCGGCCAAGGTGCACGAGCTGCTGAACATGGTGCAACTGGACTGGTTGTCCGACCGTTACCCGGAACAACTTTCCGGTGGCCAGCGCCAGCGCATCGCCCTGGCCCGCGCCCTCGCGGTGGAACCGAAAGTACTGCTGCTGGACGAGCCGTTCGGCGCCCTTGATGCCAAGGTCCGCAAGGAACTGCGTCGTTGGCTGGCGCGTCTGCACGAAGACATCAACCTGACCTCGGTGTTCGTGACCCACGATCAGGAAGAAGCCATGGAGGTCGCCGACCGTATCGTGGTGATGAACAAGGGTGTGATCGAGCAGATCGGCTCACCGGGCGAGGTTTACGAAAACCCGGCCAGCGATTTCGTCTATCACTTTCTCGGCGACTCTAACCGCTTGCACCTGGGTGAGGACCAGCATGTGTTGTTTCGTCCGCACGAAGTGTCGCTGTCGCGCCATGAGCTGGAGGATCACCATGCGGCCGAAGTCCGCGATATTCGCCCGTTGGGGGCGACCACGCGGGTGACATTGAAGGTCGAAGGCCAGAGCGAACTGATCGAAGCCGAAGTGGTGAAAGACCACGACAGCCTCATCGGTTTAGCCCGGGGCGAGACCCTGTTCTTCAAGCCCAAGGTGTGGCAGAAAGCCTAG
- the cysW gene encoding sulfate ABC transporter permease subunit CysW has product MSQSSISAASSANAARRGSAVSRRILIGLGWLIFALFLLLPLFIVVSQGLKLGLGAFFAAIFEPDALSALKLTVFAVLISVPLNLVFGVSAAWCVSKYSFRGKSMLVTLIDLPFSVSPVIAGLVYVLMFGAQGFFGPWLQDHDIQIVFALPGIVLATIFVTVPFVARELIPLMQEQGTQEEEAARLLGANGWQMFWHVTVPNIKWGLIYGVVLCTARAMGEFGAVSVVSGHIRGVTNTLPLHVEILYNEYNHVAAFAVASLLLILALFILLLKQWSENRINRLRASSGEE; this is encoded by the coding sequence ATGTCCCAATCGTCTATTTCCGCTGCGTCCTCGGCCAACGCTGCCCGGCGTGGCAGCGCGGTGTCCCGACGCATACTGATCGGCCTCGGCTGGTTGATTTTCGCCCTGTTCCTGTTACTGCCATTGTTTATCGTGGTGTCCCAGGGCCTGAAGCTGGGCCTGGGCGCGTTTTTTGCGGCGATCTTCGAACCCGATGCGCTGTCGGCGTTGAAACTCACGGTGTTTGCCGTGCTGATTTCGGTGCCGCTCAACCTCGTCTTCGGCGTCAGCGCCGCCTGGTGTGTGAGCAAGTACTCGTTCCGTGGCAAAAGCATGCTGGTGACGCTGATCGACCTGCCGTTCTCGGTGTCGCCGGTGATCGCGGGCCTGGTGTATGTGCTGATGTTCGGCGCCCAGGGTTTCTTTGGTCCCTGGCTGCAGGATCACGACATCCAGATCGTCTTCGCCCTGCCGGGCATCGTCCTGGCGACGATCTTCGTGACTGTGCCGTTCGTGGCCCGTGAACTGATCCCGCTGATGCAGGAGCAAGGCACCCAGGAAGAAGAAGCCGCACGCCTGTTGGGCGCCAACGGCTGGCAGATGTTCTGGCACGTCACCGTGCCGAACATCAAATGGGGCCTGATCTACGGCGTGGTGCTGTGTACTGCCCGCGCCATGGGCGAGTTCGGTGCGGTGTCGGTGGTCTCGGGGCATATCCGCGGCGTCACCAATACCCTGCCGCTGCACGTCGAGATTCTCTACAACGAATACAACCACGTCGCCGCGTTTGCGGTGGCGAGCCTGTTGCTGATCCTGGCGCTCTTCATCCTGCTGCTCAAGCAGTGGAGCGAGAACCGTATCAACCGCCTGCGCGCCAGTAGCGGTGAGGAATAA
- a CDS encoding Crp/Fnr family transcriptional regulator, giving the protein MDAAKWHQRLTTGHWYRHLPADLQNSLLAAARLRLLTAGQSLFKRGDPPCGVYAVLEGAVRVSAVNAQGKEAVLSLVETPYWFGEICLFDGLPRTHDALAVGPCTLLQVPQASMLKLLDNQPAYWRDMALLMSHKLRLSLINIEQMSLMPALSRLAHRLLMIAEGYGEIEHARRLLQLPQEDLAAMLSLSRQTTNALLRTLQQQGIVGLSYGAIEILDLPRLRFAAGIDAAPLPQPLEQTPHIE; this is encoded by the coding sequence ATGGATGCAGCGAAATGGCACCAACGACTGACCACCGGTCACTGGTACCGCCACCTGCCCGCTGATCTACAGAATAGCTTGCTGGCCGCGGCCCGGTTGCGGCTGCTGACGGCGGGCCAGTCCCTGTTCAAGCGCGGCGATCCGCCTTGTGGGGTGTATGCGGTGCTGGAAGGGGCCGTGCGAGTCAGCGCGGTCAATGCCCAAGGCAAGGAAGCGGTGCTTAGCCTGGTGGAGACGCCCTATTGGTTCGGCGAGATTTGCCTGTTCGATGGTTTGCCGCGTACGCACGATGCCTTGGCCGTCGGGCCCTGTACGCTGTTGCAGGTACCGCAAGCGAGCATGCTCAAGCTCCTTGATAACCAGCCGGCGTATTGGCGGGACATGGCCCTGCTGATGAGCCACAAGTTGCGTTTGTCGTTGATCAATATCGAACAGATGAGCCTGATGCCGGCCTTGTCGCGCCTGGCGCACCGGTTGCTGATGATCGCCGAAGGCTACGGTGAAATAGAGCATGCACGGCGGCTACTGCAATTGCCGCAGGAGGATCTGGCGGCGATGCTGAGCCTGTCGCGCCAGACCACCAATGCGCTGCTCAGGACGTTGCAGCAACAAGGTATCGTCGGACTGAGTTATGGTGCGATCGAGATACTCGACCTGCCACGCCTGCGTTTCGCCGCAGGCATCGACGCGGCTCCGTTGCCCCAGCCACTTGAACAAACGCCGCACATTGAATGA
- the cysT gene encoding sulfate ABC transporter permease subunit CysT codes for MSRRISPVIPGFGLTLGYTLVYLSLIVLIPLAAMFVHAAQLTWDQFWVIISAPRVWAALKLSFSTALYAALINGVIGTLLAWVLVRYTFPGRKIIDAMIDLPFALPTAVAGIALTALYAPNGLVGQFAADMGFKIAYTPLGITLALTFVTLPFVVRTVQPVLADIPREIEEAAACLGAKPLQVFRYILVPALLPAWLTGFALAFARGVGEYGSVIFIAGNMPMKTEILPLLIMVKLDQYDYTGATSIGVLMLVVSFVLLLLINLLQRRIEHP; via the coding sequence ATGTCGCGTCGTATCTCCCCCGTCATACCCGGCTTCGGGCTGACGCTGGGTTACACCTTGGTGTACCTCAGTCTGATTGTGCTCATACCGCTGGCGGCGATGTTCGTGCACGCCGCTCAACTCACCTGGGATCAGTTCTGGGTCATCATTTCGGCGCCGCGCGTGTGGGCGGCGTTGAAATTGAGCTTCAGCACCGCGTTATATGCCGCGTTGATCAACGGCGTGATCGGCACGCTGCTGGCGTGGGTGCTGGTGCGTTACACCTTCCCCGGTCGCAAGATCATTGATGCGATGATCGACCTGCCGTTTGCGCTGCCCACCGCCGTGGCCGGTATTGCGCTCACCGCCTTGTATGCGCCGAATGGCCTGGTAGGCCAGTTCGCCGCCGACATGGGTTTCAAGATCGCCTACACCCCGCTGGGCATCACCCTGGCGTTGACCTTCGTCACGCTGCCGTTCGTGGTGCGCACGGTGCAACCGGTGCTCGCCGATATCCCCCGGGAAATCGAAGAAGCCGCCGCGTGCCTTGGCGCCAAGCCTTTGCAGGTATTTCGCTACATCCTCGTACCCGCGTTGCTGCCAGCCTGGCTGACCGGGTTTGCACTGGCCTTTGCCCGCGGCGTGGGTGAGTACGGTTCGGTGATCTTCATCGCCGGCAACATGCCGATGAAAACCGAGATCCTGCCGCTGCTGATCATGGTCAAGCTCGATCAATACGACTACACCGGCGCGACCTCCATCGGCGTGCTGATGCTGGTGGTTTCCTTTGTCCTGTTGCTGCTGATCAACTTGTTGCAGCGGCGCATCGAACACCCATAA
- the desA gene encoding delta-9 fatty acid desaturase DesA, whose protein sequence is MWYNGFLDLSAWQLVAVTLLMTHVTIVGVTVYLHRYSAHRSLELNAGLKHFFRFWLWLTTAQNTREWTAIHRKHHAKCETVDDPHSPVIKGLSTVLRKGAELYRAEAENPETLRIYGKNCPDDWIERKVYTRYPLLGVALMGVIDVLLFGTIGITIWAIQMMWIPFWAAGVINGLGHAIGYRNFECRDAATNLVPWGIIVGGEELHNNHHTYPNSAKLSVKKWEFDLGWAWIQVFSFLRLAKVQRVAPIAHRVEGKGHLDMDTAMAILNNRFQIMAQYRKLVIAPLVKQELEKVDHSVRHQFHRAKRLLSRETSLLDDRHHLRIQSMLEHSHALKVIYEKRLALQQIWLKTSTNGHDMLAAIKEWVHEAEASGIQSLRDFAHQLKTYSLRPA, encoded by the coding sequence ATGTGGTACAACGGTTTTCTTGACTTGTCGGCCTGGCAACTGGTTGCAGTCACCCTGTTGATGACCCACGTGACCATTGTCGGGGTCACGGTCTATCTGCACCGCTATTCAGCCCACCGCTCCCTGGAGCTCAATGCTGGCCTGAAGCACTTCTTCCGATTCTGGCTGTGGTTGACCACCGCCCAGAACACGCGCGAGTGGACTGCCATCCACCGTAAACACCATGCCAAGTGCGAAACCGTCGACGACCCGCACAGCCCGGTCATCAAAGGCCTGTCCACGGTCCTGCGCAAAGGTGCCGAGTTGTATCGGGCCGAAGCGGAAAACCCCGAGACATTGCGCATCTACGGCAAGAACTGCCCGGACGACTGGATCGAGCGCAAGGTCTACACCCGTTACCCGTTGCTCGGCGTGGCACTGATGGGCGTCATCGATGTGCTGTTGTTCGGCACCATCGGCATCACCATCTGGGCGATCCAGATGATGTGGATCCCGTTCTGGGCCGCCGGCGTGATCAACGGACTAGGACATGCCATTGGCTACCGCAACTTCGAGTGCCGTGACGCCGCGACCAACCTGGTGCCCTGGGGCATCATCGTCGGTGGCGAAGAATTGCATAACAACCACCATACCTATCCCAACTCCGCCAAGCTGTCGGTGAAGAAATGGGAATTCGACCTGGGCTGGGCCTGGATCCAGGTGTTCAGCTTCCTGCGCCTGGCCAAGGTCCAGCGGGTCGCGCCTATCGCCCACCGGGTCGAAGGCAAGGGCCACCTCGACATGGATACCGCCATGGCGATCCTCAACAACCGCTTCCAGATCATGGCCCAGTACCGCAAGCTGGTGATCGCACCGCTGGTCAAGCAGGAGCTGGAGAAGGTCGATCATTCGGTCCGCCACCAGTTCCACCGCGCCAAACGCTTGTTGTCACGGGAAACCAGCCTGCTGGATGACCGTCACCATCTGCGTATCCAAAGCATGTTGGAACACAGCCACGCCCTGAAGGTGATCTACGAAAAACGCCTGGCGTTGCAACAGATCTGGCTCAAGACCAGCACCAACGGCCATGACATGCTGGCTGCGATCAAGGAATGGGTGCACGAAGCCGAAGCCAGCGGGATCCAGTCCCTGCGCGACTTTGCCCACCAGTTGAAAACCTACTCGTTGCGACCTGCATAA